A genomic stretch from Lates calcarifer isolate ASB-BC8 unplaced genomic scaffold, TLL_Latcal_v3 _unitig_1352_quiver_842, whole genome shotgun sequence includes:
- the LOC108888426 gene encoding tapasin, translating to MTDFSTIYKLSLVAVTCLIQACSSSCPVLECWFVQEKAGRGGGLTAATTQEKSLLHVRTDPNRAESRHTPSDISPDRVYFVTDPAATLCHRSLNPPKGSIKKPQCEINPFLPQISSLKWVTPLTDSAFSPVYLQADWYSAALQGLNKQMGVSTIMRAPTASKENNVVLSVTSKTVLVKARLGKPVLLDCGFWVDPSSPLAGMGFAVEWRYQFRGEGRLVLAYDGKTDRLADTQEEGAMLDFEGLHTKGNASLILQEAKVRHSGTYICTVYLPFLLAQTAMELDIVEPPSLSIHPSPLPLAVPGQTLVVQCEASGFAPLSLELSWEFKGADGKTRPLETSSVTGHRQAWDGTFGQTARLELDVSKMDLGTGGELTCVAVHPGGTRRASTTLSVIGFSTPTIEDSMAMVGVALVLYGLIKFVSWTFTSSGSDQADKPDKKEK from the exons ATGACGGACTTTTCTACAATTTATAAACTGTCTCTGGTCGCAGTTACCTGCCTCATACAAG cgtgcagcagcagctgcccaGTGTTGGAGTGCTGGTTTGTGCAGGAGAAGGCCGGTCGAGGAGGAGGTTTAACTGCAGCTACGACTCAGGAAAAATCTCTGCTTCACGTCAGAACAGACCCAAACAGAGCAGAGTCCCGACACACTCCATCTGATATCAGCCCTGACAGAGTCTACTTTGTTACAG acCCAGCTGCCACTCTCTGCCACCGCTCCCTCAACCCTCCCAAAGGCTCCATCAAGAAGCCCCAGTGTGAGATCAACCCCTTCCTGCCGCAGATCTCCAGCCTCAAATGGGTCACTCCACTCACAGACTCTGCCTTCAGCCCCGTGTACCTGCAAGCTGATTGGTATTCAGCCGCACTACAGGGGCTCAACAAGCAGATGGGTGTTTCCACTATCATGCGTGCTCCCACAGCGTCTAAGGAGAACAATG tggTCCTGAGTGTCACCAGTAAAACAGTCTTGGTGAAGGCCAGGCTCGGGAAGCCGGTGCTGCTGGACTGTGGCTTCTGGGTCGACCCGTCCTCGCCTCTGGCCGGGATGGGTTTTGCTGTCGAGTGGCGCTACCAGTTCAGAGGCGAGGGCCGACTTGTTCTGGCGTATGATGGGAAGACGGACCGCCTGGCCGACACACAGGAGGAAGGAGCCATGCTGGACTTCGAGGGTTTGCACACGAAGGGAAACGCATCCCTGATCCTGCAGGAGGCTAAAGTGCGTCACTCCGGGACGTACATTTGTACGGTGTATCTGCCGTTCCTTCTGGCTCAGACGGCGATGGAGCTTGACATTGTTG AACCTCCATCCCTCTCCAtccacccctcccctctgccCCTCGCTGTTCCCGGCCAGACTTTGGTTGTCCAGTGTGAAGCGTCCGGCTTCGCCCCCCTCTCCCTGGAGCTGAGCTGGGAGTTTAAAGGCGCTGATGGGAAAACCAGGCCCCTGGAGACAAGCAGCGTAACGGGCCACAGGCAGGCCTGGGATGGCACCTTTGGGCAGACCGCACGGCTGGAGCTCGACGTCTCAAAAATGGACCTGGGCACAGGTGGAGAGCTCACCTGTGTGGCAGTCCACCCTGGAGGCACACGACGGGCCAGCACGACCCTCAGTGTCATCG ggtTCAGTACTCCCACTATTGAGGACTCAATGGCGATGGTTGGTGTGGCGTTAGTGCTCTATGGTCTCATCAAGTTTGTGTCCTGGACCTTTACAAGCTCAG GCTCAGACCAGGCTGATAAACCAGAtaag AAAGAGAAGTAA